The Carnobacterium mobile DSM 4848 genome includes a window with the following:
- a CDS encoding V-type ATP synthase subunit K, with translation MGNLLTFLSENNGGLFFAAMGIGFATIFSGIGSAKGVGMTGEAAAALTTEQPEKFGQALILQLLPGTQGLYGFVIAFLIYLNTGADTTLAQGLYMLMAAMPIAFTGLFSGMSQGRVASAGIQILAKKPEHATKGIIYAAMVETYAILGFVISFLLVLNA, from the coding sequence ATGGGAAACTTATTAACATTTTTATCAGAAAATAATGGCGGTTTATTTTTCGCAGCTATGGGAATTGGATTTGCAACAATCTTTTCAGGAATCGGTTCTGCAAAAGGTGTAGGGATGACAGGGGAAGCAGCAGCAGCTTTGACAACTGAACAACCAGAAAAATTTGGACAAGCTTTGATCTTACAATTGCTGCCAGGTACTCAAGGATTATATGGATTCGTTATTGCCTTTTTGATTTATTTGAATACAGGTGCGGATACTACTCTAGCACAAGGTTTATATATGTTGATGGCCGCAATGCCGATTGCATTTACTGGTTTGTTCTCAGGGATGTCTCAAGGACGCGTAGCATCTGCTGGTATCCAAATTTTAGCTAAGAAACCTGAACACGCTACAAAAGGAATTATTTACGCTGCCATGGTTGAAACGTATGCTATTTTAGGCTTTGTTATTTCCTTCTTGCTTGTATTAAATGCATAA
- a CDS encoding V-type ATP synthase subunit I, which yields MAIAKMKKVTLLAEQTDKDLLLKAVQELQKLELIDLTSLEESALLDYYTKETPAVERTEYEEHLKDVQYALAYLKQHIPQPGMFAKLKKGRAEYTLEELEASVSVSQLESLCQDISEREKQLIELDQKRKSVIEEESFLRKWEPLDFNPNDLADFKVIAGFIGTIATGNATEFKTALKEAVPNYVDEIFQYKDEAAYLVITAKENQQEIESILNQFQFTKFNYPYRLLPKEELKRNLSENKKLSEQEQKIKKEILSFSSKIKELELGEEYFYNLMQREIGKSLLLNGKSLFLLNGWLEEEQLPELKKLLDEHMGSEQYAVVSEEIEMKEFKHVPVVLKNNKFVEPFESVTEMYSLPKYDDIDPTPFMMPFYLVFFGMMSADLGYGLVLLIGTYLAQKFFNLERGMAKFLRFFHLLSYSVIIWGLIYGSFFGYELPFQLLSTTSDVITILVLSVVFGFIQLVYGLVINSGVKWRKQERASSYVDGMAWVGILVGIGLLVLGMLVFDNPILKVISYILIGVNVVGIILVTMLASKNKGLGAALGLYNLYGVTGYIGDLVSYTRLMALGVSGGSIAAAFNMIVDFLPPLAKFTVGIVLFIALHALNIFLTYLSAYVHTARLQYVEFFGKFYEGGGHALSPLKTFEKNIYLKKRQ from the coding sequence ATGGCAATAGCTAAAATGAAAAAAGTAACGCTTTTGGCAGAACAAACAGATAAAGACCTTCTTTTAAAAGCAGTACAAGAATTGCAAAAACTTGAATTAATTGATTTGACCTCTTTAGAAGAATCTGCACTTCTTGATTACTATACTAAGGAAACTCCAGCAGTTGAAAGAACAGAATATGAAGAGCATTTAAAAGATGTTCAGTATGCTTTAGCGTATTTGAAACAACACATTCCTCAACCTGGCATGTTTGCTAAGTTAAAAAAAGGAAGAGCCGAATATACGTTAGAAGAACTGGAAGCATCCGTTTCTGTCTCTCAATTAGAAAGTCTTTGTCAAGATATTTCTGAAAGAGAAAAACAATTGATTGAATTAGATCAAAAGCGAAAAAGTGTAATAGAAGAAGAAAGTTTTTTACGCAAATGGGAACCGCTTGATTTTAATCCAAATGATTTAGCTGATTTTAAAGTGATTGCAGGTTTTATTGGCACTATCGCAACAGGAAATGCAACAGAATTTAAAACAGCTTTAAAAGAAGCTGTGCCGAACTATGTAGACGAAATTTTCCAATATAAGGATGAGGCAGCTTACTTAGTAATTACAGCAAAGGAAAATCAGCAAGAGATTGAATCAATTTTAAATCAGTTTCAATTCACAAAATTTAATTACCCTTATCGTTTATTACCAAAAGAAGAGTTAAAAAGAAATTTATCAGAAAATAAAAAACTCTCTGAACAAGAGCAGAAAATAAAAAAAGAAATCCTGTCTTTTTCTTCTAAAATAAAAGAGTTAGAGTTGGGAGAAGAATATTTTTACAATTTAATGCAAAGAGAAATTGGAAAGTCGCTTTTATTAAATGGGAAAAGTTTATTTCTATTAAATGGTTGGCTGGAAGAAGAACAGTTGCCCGAATTAAAAAAACTATTAGACGAGCATATGGGATCTGAACAGTATGCTGTGGTTTCAGAAGAAATTGAGATGAAAGAATTTAAACACGTTCCAGTCGTGCTGAAAAACAACAAGTTTGTTGAACCTTTTGAAAGTGTAACAGAGATGTACAGTTTGCCTAAGTACGACGATATTGATCCGACTCCCTTTATGATGCCTTTTTATTTAGTTTTCTTTGGGATGATGAGTGCTGATTTAGGGTACGGGCTAGTTCTTTTGATAGGAACGTATCTTGCTCAAAAGTTCTTTAACTTAGAACGCGGTATGGCGAAGTTTTTGCGTTTTTTCCACTTGTTGTCGTATTCAGTCATCATTTGGGGGTTGATTTATGGGAGCTTTTTTGGTTACGAGTTACCATTTCAGCTGTTGTCGACTACGAGCGATGTCATCACGATCCTCGTGCTTTCAGTAGTTTTTGGCTTTATCCAACTGGTTTATGGGTTGGTTATTAATAGCGGCGTCAAATGGCGAAAACAAGAAAGAGCTTCAAGTTATGTAGACGGAATGGCCTGGGTAGGTATTCTTGTAGGAATTGGTTTATTGGTATTAGGAATGTTGGTATTTGATAATCCAATCCTCAAAGTGATTTCTTATATCTTAATAGGTGTAAATGTCGTGGGTATTATCTTGGTTACCATGTTAGCCTCAAAAAATAAAGGCTTGGGAGCTGCATTGGGTCTGTATAACTTATATGGAGTTACTGGATATATCGGTGATTTGGTCAGTTATACTAGACTAATGGCTTTAGGTGTTTCAGGTGGTAGTATTGCTGCGGCGTTTAATATGATTGTAGATTTCTTGCCGCCTTTGGCTAAATTTACAGTTGGAATAGTTCTATTTATTGCATTACACGCTTTAAATATTTTCTTGACCTACTTAAGTGCTTATGTGCATACAGCTCGGTTACAATATGTTGAATTCTTTGGGAAGTTTTACGAAGGTGGCGGGCATGCTTTGAGTCCGTTGAAGACATTTGAGAAAAACATTTATTTAAAAAAACGGCAATAA
- a CDS encoding ISLre2 family transposase, producing the protein MNKIISKVYQIIKDSNHLIETEEAIQVYMYEVFSELVGDVFTHINQVIKEEKQLEGWKVKREDWKMVQFSFGPIRYYRTLMVDHTDQNHYPLDEWLGIRKYQRHSPLVEVKVAELASKSTYRDTATMLNEWTAVTISHQTVGSLLKRVGSAQAREDEESVLELEEAAELPEGKKVDYFYAEADGVFVRGTEKKKSLEVRHAILYEGWNKNGKRVSLKEPKAIMTTKKTAGFWAEVQAFTANHYALQQAQVITNSDGGQGYTADRFQEAFSQSNYPVLNQLDSYHVFQGLNRAFGVKTNVFKQQVKQALKTHDLDHLTIWLDTYESTLDETAAVEKLNTFRTYVLRNWDRIFDWREKVEQAPKGARGLGAMESNQRHISFRMKKRGMHWSTEGCEAMVKVKQGMFNHTLREAYLHQQNRSARQQRKLNQTVRLSSLLHEKTRQSVGAKNGIIPLYASRSSAIGQLIKSFR; encoded by the coding sequence AAGGTTTACCAAATAATAAAGGATTCAAACCATTTAATAGAGACAGAAGAAGCTATTCAGGTTTATATGTATGAAGTATTTTCTGAATTAGTGGGAGATGTCTTCACTCATATCAATCAGGTGATCAAAGAGGAGAAACAACTTGAAGGTTGGAAAGTGAAACGAGAAGATTGGAAAATGGTCCAATTTAGTTTCGGTCCCATTCGGTACTATCGTACCTTAATGGTAGATCACACGGATCAGAATCATTATCCACTAGATGAGTGGTTAGGCATTCGAAAATATCAGCGTCATAGTCCATTAGTAGAAGTAAAAGTGGCTGAGTTGGCGAGTAAATCTACTTATCGAGATACTGCAACTATGCTAAATGAATGGACGGCTGTCACAATCAGCCACCAAACAGTTGGCAGTCTTCTTAAACGCGTTGGATCCGCACAAGCACGTGAAGATGAAGAAAGCGTATTGGAGCTAGAAGAAGCAGCTGAATTGCCAGAAGGGAAAAAAGTGGACTATTTCTATGCCGAAGCGGATGGCGTTTTTGTTCGTGGAACAGAAAAGAAAAAAAGCTTAGAAGTTCGTCATGCCATTCTTTACGAAGGCTGGAATAAAAACGGAAAACGCGTTTCCTTAAAGGAACCTAAAGCCATTATGACGACTAAAAAAACCGCTGGTTTTTGGGCAGAGGTTCAAGCCTTTACAGCGAATCATTATGCCTTACAACAAGCCCAAGTCATTACCAATAGTGACGGTGGACAAGGCTATACTGCAGATAGATTCCAAGAAGCTTTTTCTCAATCGAATTATCCCGTTCTCAATCAGCTAGACTCTTATCATGTCTTCCAAGGCTTGAATCGTGCATTTGGCGTGAAAACTAACGTTTTTAAACAGCAGGTCAAGCAAGCATTAAAGACGCATGATTTAGATCATTTAACTATTTGGCTGGATACGTATGAAAGTACGTTAGACGAAACAGCAGCAGTGGAAAAACTGAATACATTTAGAACCTATGTTTTACGGAATTGGGATCGGATTTTCGATTGGCGCGAAAAAGTAGAACAGGCTCCGAAAGGCGCCAGAGGGTTAGGCGCAATGGAATCGAATCAACGACACATCTCTTTTCGCATGAAAAAGCGCGGGATGCATTGGAGCACAGAAGGTTGCGAAGCTATGGTAAAGGTGAAACAAGGGATGTTCAATCACACCTTGCGTGAAGCCTACCTTCACCAACAAAATAGAAGTGCGAGACAACAACGCAAGCTGAACCAAACGGTTCGTTTATCGTCGTTATTGCATGAGAAAACGCGGCAGTCAGTCGGGGCAAAGAATGGGATCATTCCATTGTATGCCTCTCGTTCATCGGCAATAGGACAATTAATTAAAAGTTTTCGTTAA